AGCGCACCAATCTGGCCGTGCGCCAGCGCGGCCAGTTGGGCGACAGCGTGTACGGTTTCGCCATGTCGGTGCAGGCGCCGTCGCCGGTGTTCTTCCATGGCCAGAAGGTCGCGCCCGACGCGATCATGTGCGGGCGCGGCAACCAGATCGACGTGGTCACGCCGGTCAACCACGCCATGATCGCGATCGTGGTCGAGCGCAGCCTACTCAACCCGCTGTGGGAGCTCATGTACCACAAGCCCCTGGCCGGCTGGCTGGAGCACCAGCTGGTGCTGGAGGCCTCCAGCGCCGCCGCCGACATGCTGCGCCAGCGGCACCTGCAGGCGCTGCAGCAGTCGCTCGCGTTGGCGCAGCAGTACCCCGATGCGTCGGCCCTGAACCAACTGCGTGACGACATCCTGATCGAGTGGATCGAAGCGCTGCCGCCGTCGGTGGACATCTCCGATCTCGACACCCTGGAGCGGCGCAAGCGCATGGTGGACAAAGCCTGTGAGCTGATGCTGGCCCACCCCGACGAACCGCTGTCCATCCTGCAGGTGTGCAGCCGCGTGGGCGCGAGCCGGCGCAAGCTCAACTACTGCTTCCAGGACGTGCTGGGCACCTCGCCCACGCAGTACCTGCGCGCGCTGCGGCTCAACGGCGTGCGGCGCGGCCTGAAGAACGCCAGCGCGTCCGACACGGTGCAGGACGTGGCCGCGCGCTGGGGTTTCTGGCACCTGGGCCAGTTCTCGCTCGACTACAAGAAGCACTTCTTCGAACTGCCGTCCGAGACCTTGGCGCGGGCATGGCGCCGATAGACATGGGGCCCTTGGGTCGTCGATCAGCTGTCCGACGAATTCATCAAATAGCGTGAGCAGGTATTTCGAGCGGTCGCAATGTAGCGATGGCTGCGATCCAGAGCGCCGTCTTCGCCCAGGCGAGGAACAATCCATCCGACATAGGTCACCGCACGCAGCGCCAGGAACAGGTCGAGACAACCCGTGTCGATCGACCTGACGCTCAGGTAGCCCCGTAGCAGCGCATCTTTCAGCCTGGAGAAGTTGGGCGCGTCGAGGAACTTGAGCAGCGTGGTGGCCAGATCGAACACCCGATAACCCCAGCCCCCATCGTCGAAGTCCAGCATCCCGATCCGGCCATCGCTGATCAACACGTTTTCGCGAACGAGATCGGCATGGATCAAACCATGGTCGAGGCCGCTGGCCATCAGGCGCAGGGCTTGCGCCGCCCTGGCCCTGAAGTCCTCAAACAGGGCCTTGTCTTCGGCCGGCAGCGCTGGATGTTCCCAGAAGCGTCCCCAGAGCGGCGCCTCGCCCAGCAGGCCGTCGGCGTCCCACGTGACGCGCGCAAAACCGACGGGTTTGGCCCAGGCATCGGAAGCCGCATGGAACAGCGCCGTGCACCGGCCCAGGTTGTGGAACAGCGCTTGCGCGTCGGCGTCGGTGCTCTCGGTCAGCAGCGCGCCCAAGGTCTGGCCAGGCATCCAGGTCAACAGGTCCACCAGATGGCCGTCCACCTGTTCCATCAAATGCCCCCGCCGGGAAGGAACGGGTCTCGGCACGAGGATGCCCGCCCGATCCAGTGCCGCCATCCACATCAACTCGGACTCGATTTCGACGGGTTTGCGGTAGCCGGGGCGTTTGAGACGAAGGGCGTAGTCGCCGGTGGCGTCGGAGACCCGATAGACCTGGTTTTCCCGACCCGCCACGAACCGCAGGCGCGCATGAGCGAGGCCCCATTCGGCAGCCGCCTTTTGGGCGAGATCCGTCATGACAGCGGCGCCAGTTCGGCCAGAACATCGTCCAGCGTCTGCACCAGCAGGCCCAGGTGTTCTTCCGAGAAGGTCATGGGCGGGCGGATCTTGAGGGTGTTCTTGTGCCGTCCCAGCTTGGAGAGCAGAACACCCCGGTCGCGCATCGCCTCCACCACCTGGTCAGCGAAACCCGAGGCGGGCTCCAGCGTGGTCTTGTCCTTCAGGAACTCGACGCCGAACACCATGCCGCTCTGTCGAACGTCGCCGATGACGCCGTACTTTCTGGACAGTTGGTTCAGCGCCTTCGCGGCCAGGGCACCGATCTTGGCGGCATTGGCCTGCAGGTTGCGCTGCTGAATCTCTTCCAGCACCGCCATGGCGGCCGCGCAGGCGACGGGATTGCCGCCGAAGGTGTTGAAGTAGCGGTAGGAGTTCCGAAAGCGCTCCATCACCTCCGGCCGCGTGACCAGGCCCGCCACCGGGTAGCCATTGCCCATGGGTTTGCCCATCGTGACCACGTCGGGCGTCACGCCCTGCTTCTGGTGCGCCCAGAAATGGCTGCCGCTGCGGGCAAAGCCCGACTGCACCTCGTCGCAGATCAGGAGGCCACCGGCGTCACGGACCACTTGCTCCGTCGGGCGCAACCAGCCCGGGGCCTGGGTGGGAAAGCCTTCGTTCAAGAACAGCGGGCACACGATCAGCGCCGCGAAGCCGATGCCCGAGCGCTCCAGCTCGTCGATCTGTTCCTGCACCTTCGCAGCGAAGCGCAGCCCCTGGGGGTCGTCGATGCGCAGGCTGTCGGGCGCCTCGACATGGCGCACGTACTGGTCCAGCCCGTAACCGAATTTCGGCGCATTGCCGGTCGACAGCTGGCTCACCAG
This Hydrogenophaga taeniospiralis DNA region includes the following protein-coding sequences:
- a CDS encoding helix-turn-helix domain-containing protein, whose translation is MHTMTQPVTPVESDDAEPASGWARAVLTFDVDAHAAAQGSWRFGYEQLSQGSFRGELTMVQLEGLRLFGERTNLAVRQRGQLGDSVYGFAMSVQAPSPVFFHGQKVAPDAIMCGRGNQIDVVTPVNHAMIAIVVERSLLNPLWELMYHKPLAGWLEHQLVLEASSAAADMLRQRHLQALQQSLALAQQYPDASALNQLRDDILIEWIEALPPSVDISDLDTLERRKRMVDKACELMLAHPDEPLSILQVCSRVGASRRKLNYCFQDVLGTSPTQYLRALRLNGVRRGLKNASASDTVQDVAARWGFWHLGQFSLDYKKHFFELPSETLARAWRR
- a CDS encoding phosphotransferase enzyme family protein encodes the protein MTDLAQKAAAEWGLAHARLRFVAGRENQVYRVSDATGDYALRLKRPGYRKPVEIESELMWMAALDRAGILVPRPVPSRRGHLMEQVDGHLVDLLTWMPGQTLGALLTESTDADAQALFHNLGRCTALFHAASDAWAKPVGFARVTWDADGLLGEAPLWGRFWEHPALPAEDKALFEDFRARAAQALRLMASGLDHGLIHADLVRENVLISDGRIGMLDFDDGGWGYRVFDLATTLLKFLDAPNFSRLKDALLRGYLSVRSIDTGCLDLFLALRAVTYVGWIVPRLGEDGALDRSHRYIATARNTCSRYLMNSSDS
- a CDS encoding aspartate aminotransferase family protein, which produces MNETELMERRRSLLGPNVSTFYQRPIHIVKGEDVWLWDAEGRRYLDCYNNVPHVGHCNPRVVDAICSQSAQLNVHSRYLHENLVNYAEKLTSTYGGELSNALITCTGSEANDIALRMAEAMTGKRGVIATDATYHGNTSLVSQLSTGNAPKFGYGLDQYVRHVEAPDSLRIDDPQGLRFAAKVQEQIDELERSGIGFAALIVCPLFLNEGFPTQAPGWLRPTEQVVRDAGGLLICDEVQSGFARSGSHFWAHQKQGVTPDVVTMGKPMGNGYPVAGLVTRPEVMERFRNSYRYFNTFGGNPVACAAAMAVLEEIQQRNLQANAAKIGALAAKALNQLSRKYGVIGDVRQSGMVFGVEFLKDKTTLEPASGFADQVVEAMRDRGVLLSKLGRHKNTLKIRPPMTFSEEHLGLLVQTLDDVLAELAPLS